A region from the Triticum urartu cultivar G1812 chromosome 1, Tu2.1, whole genome shotgun sequence genome encodes:
- the LOC125532102 gene encoding dof zinc finger protein 2-like — MASPFPPGSSSSSASSPLSYLIPRQPPPSSVVAQGFSCGALVQQAGGLYGADGVGALEVRQGGRHAGHPPLPRPPPRQCPRCRSANTKFCYYNNYSRKQPRYFCRACRRHWTEGGTLRDVPVGGGRKNRRNGGGKGGAKAPSTVVTTEVSAAAATAATQGSGAGGPAGAVDAFIPADILRQMLSQSASFTAVGGGGGYGIDLSAWQQMSGAAPAPQGASDVGAAGGTAPAADANCGTGAQYWSGWQLQDDMPGFDGTF, encoded by the coding sequence ATGGCGTCGCCCTTTCCGCCCGGCTCTTCTTCCTCTTCCGCTTCGTCGCCCCTCTCTTACCTGATCCCTAGGCAGCCGCCGCCTTCCTCCGTCGTGGCGCAGGGCTTCTCGTGCGGCGCTCTGGTGCAGCAGGCCGGAGGATTATACGGTGCCGACGGCGTCGGGGCGCTGGAGGTGAGGCAGGGGGGCAGGCACGCGGGCCACCCGCCGctgccgcgcccgccgccgcggCAGTGCCCGCGCTGCAGGTCGGCCAACACCAAGTTCTGCTACTACAACAACTACAGCCGCAAGCAGCCGCGCTACTTCTGCCGGGCGTGCCGCCGGCACTGGACCGAGGGCGGCACGCTCCGCGACGTGCCCGTCGGTGGCGGCCGCAAGAACAGGCGCAACGGCGGGGGCAAGGGCGGCGCTAAGGCTCCCTCCACCGTCGTCACCACGGAGGTGTCTGctgcggcggcgacggcggctacgCAGGGCAGCGGTGCAGGCGGACCGGCCGGCGCCGTCGACGCGTTCATCCCGGCCGACATCCTGAGGCAGATGCTGTCCCAGTCGGCAAGCTTCACGGCCGTCGGCGGGGGCGGCGGCTACGGCATCGACCTGAGCGCGTGGCAGCAAATGAGCGGTGCCGCACCAGCACCGCAGGGCGCCAGCGATGTTGGCGCGGCCGGAGGCACGGCTCCGGCGGCAGATGCCAACTGCGGCACAGGCGCGCAGTACTGGAGCGGATGGCAGCTGCAGGATGACATGCCCGGTTTCGACGGGACTTTCTAA